The Medicago truncatula cultivar Jemalong A17 chromosome 7, MtrunA17r5.0-ANR, whole genome shotgun sequence genome includes the window CCACCACATACAtagattttttatgttaaaataataatagcaTATATTTTATTGAGTACACAGGTTATTGTTGTGGCATTTAAAAACCGAAAGCTGTCACTGCCAGAGTCACACGAAGAACTATATGAAATAAGTGACAAAGATGGAACAGTGGAGAAAATTGTTCACACAAAACAAATGAGGTGACCTTCCAATCTTCCTTCATTCATACTCAAATCAAGTTGCATacacaaaccaaaccaaaactaataataattgtATTTGTCCTGCAAATTgaaaagacaattaaaaaaaataataatggtcCAGCAAATAGGCATGTTAGGATTCTTTTTCATGTAGTACATAGTAGTAGGTAAGGCCAAGGACATTGGACCCACTACTACAAATCTACATAGAAGAAAATGGATGAAATGAAAGATGAAAAATACGGAGTAAATATCTATGCCGTGTATAAATTGCTAAacacaagataaaagtaataaaagttTTCTGACATAACCAAGAGGTGATGATAAACAACAGTACTTGGTGTAATCAatgttgtgttttttgtttttatatccCTCAAAAATATGCAACTTTAGGGAATAGCATAGCACCACCTTTGTAGCTTCGTTTTTTGTTTGAATCGATTAGTATAAAATAtctttcactttcatttttcagGAAATCATTTTACATATCTCAAATTGATTTTCAAGTGTTTCtatatacatgtttttttagttgaaaTGATTTTCCACACCAATTCACTTATGCAGCTTGATAtatctaaataaaaatatatataaatttaatcaaatttggttataaaaaattatttcattcaaaACTAATCTTCAATCAAACTGGCCAAACATGCATATTAAAAGGTTATGGTTTATTGAATCAGGTTTCTAGATAAAGCAGCAATTCCCCAAGAATACATTAAACCTCAACCATGGAAAGTGTGCACAGTGACACAAGTTGAAGAAGTGAAAATCCTAACAAGAATGTTACCAATAGTAGCTAGCACAATCATAATGAACACTTGTTTAGCACAGCTTCAAACATTCTCAGTACAGCAAGGGAATGTAATGAACCTTAAACTTGGTTCATTTACTGTTCCAGCATCATCAATTCCTGTCATCCctcttattttcataagcattttgGTTCCAATTTATGAACTTTTCTTTGTTCCATTTGCAAGAAAAATCACTAACCACCCTTCAGGAATCACACAACTCCAAAGGGTAGGTGTTGGATTAGTACTTTCAGTTATATCAATGACAGTGGCTGGGATAGTAGAAGTGAAAAGAAGAGACCAAAGTAGAAAAAACCCATCTAACCCAATAAGCCTATTTTGGCTTTCATTCCAATATGGTATTTTTGGTATTGCTGATATGTTCACACTTGTGGGACtcttggaatttttttatagggaatCACCTTCAAGTATGAAATCATTGTCAACATCTTTCACATGGTTATCAATGTCTATTGGTTACTTCCTGAGCACTGTTTTTGTCaatttgattaatgttgttaccAAAAGGATTACTCCTAGTAAACAAGGTTGGTTACATGGGTTTGATTTgaatcaaagtaatttgaacCTGTTCTATTGGTTCCTAGCTATACTTAGTTGTCTTAATTTTTTCAACTACCTTTATTGGGCCTCACGCTATAAGTACAAATCTGAAGACCAAAATTCAAGCCCAATAGGTTTGAAGAGTTTGCATGAAATGCCTCTCAAAATGATTGGTGGGACAAAACAAAATTGGGAAGGTAGCATTGGTGGACACACACAAGATTGAAGATTTTGGAAGCATAGAGTGGAGACAAGAATGGAATGGATCAGTGGATGTTTTGGACTGATTATACTGAATAGAATAACCATGAGATTGCTACTATGTACTAAGcttttgataatggttgatgtGTGTTTTATAGTACATGTGTGCTTGTATGATTGGTTTGCTATTGTTGGCTCTGGCTTGATCTTGTGTTCAGATTTTAAAGGCCTTCTTTTTTGACTTGTTCTTATAGTTATAAGGTAATTAAGTTGATTCACCTTGATTTGTAATTGGCTGTTTAGTAATTTTCAATAGTAAGCACTACTTCATATAAATACAATTTTGCTCTAGCAAAAGGATGTAACAAGTAACGACACACACTGGTGTTTAAGAGCAATTACTTGGCTCATACTTTCTCATCTCATTTTATTTATCTTgttcacaaaatatttttagaaaaatgttaacgagtgtcttaagggtattgtttaagcatctaaaagtaataatttttatattggaaatTGCACGGTTATGACTTTAACATGTATGACTTATATTTTCaaacataatttctttttatgggattccttaaacaatactcttaagacacttgttaacaagacccatatttttatcatattatttgttgatttggaatattgatttatttgggGAAACTCATGTCTCACGTTCAAAAGAGATAAGAAGGTCCACCACTGTATTACGGTGCTTTGGAATAATAATTCATCCATCATTTTTAATTACGGTGGTTTCCTGTAAGAAAAGCA containing:
- the LOC11432050 gene encoding protein NRT1/ PTR FAMILY 4.6; this translates as MADQEETEELKLLTEWKRKKGGFRASMFIFVLSALDNMGFVANMVSLVLYFYGVMHFDIPSSANTLTNFMGSTFLLSLVGGFISDTYLNRFTTCLLFGSLEVLALALVTFQAASDHLHPNACGKSSCVKGGIEFMFYTSLSLLALGIGGVRGSMTAFGADQFEEKDSNEAKALASFFNWLLLSSTLGAITGVTGVVWVSTQRAWHWGFFIITIASSIGFVTLALGKPFYRIKTPGDSPTIRIAQVIVVAFKNRKLSLPESHEELYEISDKDGTVEKIVHTKQMRFLDKAAIPQEYIKPQPWKVCTVTQVEEVKILTRMLPIVASTIIMNTCLAQLQTFSVQQGNVMNLKLGSFTVPASSIPVIPLIFISILVPIYELFFVPFARKITNHPSGITQLQRVGVGLVLSVISMTVAGIVEVKRRDQSRKNPSNPISLFWLSFQYGIFGIADMFTLVGLLEFFYRESPSSMKSLSTSFTWLSMSIGYFLSTVFVNLINVVTKRITPSKQGWLHGFDLNQSNLNLFYWFLAILSCLNFFNYLYWASRYKYKSEDQNSSPIGLKSLHEMPLKMIGGTKQNWEGSIGGHTQD